One genomic region from Saprospiraceae bacterium encodes:
- a CDS encoding DUF1800 family protein: MASLSPKTTVLGRRLAAHLLRRTTYNLTKTRIDQFALLTPTQAISILLTKNPPTLSEPLEAATGLPWLNNDREPETDDFKLKGYLRAWWIDEALKDTGIEHKLIFFFHSNLVTNVQETDSYRYWDHMSLFRYYVLSDYKKLCSKMATDIVMLYYLNNAENYKDNPNENFARENFELFTVGKGPQIGPGNYTFYTEQDIQEAARLLTGFGWAERSEEKDPETSISRGGANMYNHDSGEKIFTSAFQSRHIPGSDSSEGMWVELQSFYDMIFDQDETAKNITRKLYRYLVGKNITPEIENDIIGPLATTLKSNDYQVIPWLSQLLLSQHFYDEDDSDSKDEIIGSIVKSPLELVLQAMSFLKIAVPDVQVDAVKHYDQFYCDGIMHNMLEPGGLDIFAPVNVAGYAAYYQAPGYSRSWFNGGTIYARYKLGTMLLNGETLYGGDLGSKVDIVTFVQNNIPGTDVAANVVHFFIDYLFPEAIPDDRFDYFLNTVFLNKLSAINWRIEWQKFINSGVDTEVIIPLTNLVTAVLSSPEYQLG, from the coding sequence ATGGCATCATTATCACCTAAGACTACTGTCCTTGGTCGAAGGCTTGCAGCTCATCTTTTGAGGCGCACGACCTATAACCTGACGAAAACAAGAATCGATCAATTTGCGCTGTTGACTCCAACGCAAGCTATCTCTATTTTACTTACTAAGAATCCTCCCACGCTATCTGAGCCCTTAGAAGCTGCTACGGGGCTGCCCTGGCTCAATAACGACCGGGAGCCGGAAACGGATGATTTCAAACTAAAAGGATATTTACGGGCCTGGTGGATAGATGAAGCTTTAAAAGATACCGGCATCGAACACAAATTGATTTTCTTTTTTCATTCTAATCTTGTAACGAATGTACAGGAGACTGACTCCTATCGCTATTGGGATCATATGTCCTTGTTCAGATATTATGTACTGAGTGATTATAAAAAACTTTGCAGCAAAATGGCGACAGATATAGTCATGTTATATTATCTCAATAATGCTGAAAACTATAAAGACAATCCGAATGAGAATTTTGCCCGCGAAAATTTTGAATTGTTCACCGTCGGCAAAGGCCCTCAAATAGGCCCGGGCAATTATACTTTTTATACAGAACAAGATATCCAGGAAGCTGCCCGGCTACTGACCGGATTTGGATGGGCAGAAAGATCTGAAGAGAAAGATCCTGAAACCAGTATCTCCCGCGGAGGTGCTAATATGTATAACCACGACTCCGGAGAAAAGATCTTTACCAGCGCATTTCAATCTCGACATATCCCAGGTAGTGATTCTTCAGAAGGCATGTGGGTTGAGCTCCAATCGTTTTATGACATGATATTCGATCAGGACGAAACTGCAAAAAATATCACAAGAAAATTATACCGATACCTGGTAGGCAAAAACATTACGCCGGAAATAGAAAACGATATCATTGGTCCTTTGGCTACCACATTAAAATCCAATGATTATCAGGTCATTCCATGGCTCAGTCAATTACTTTTAAGTCAACACTTCTACGATGAAGATGATTCGGACAGCAAAGATGAAATCATTGGATCCATCGTCAAATCGCCTCTGGAGTTGGTACTTCAGGCTATGTCCTTTCTTAAAATTGCGGTACCGGATGTACAGGTCGATGCGGTAAAACATTATGACCAGTTCTATTGTGATGGCATCATGCACAATATGCTGGAGCCTGGTGGTCTGGACATCTTTGCTCCCGTCAACGTTGCTGGTTATGCTGCTTATTATCAGGCTCCGGGTTATAGTCGCTCGTGGTTCAATGGAGGTACGATCTATGCACGATATAAATTAGGTACTATGCTTTTGAACGGAGAGACTCTATATGGTGGTGATCTTGGGTCCAAAGTAGACATAGTCACCTTTGTTCAAAATAATATTCCAGGCACAGATGTAGCAGCCAATGTGGTCCATTTTTTTATAGATTATCTATTTCCGGAAGCCATACCTGATGACCGGTTTGATTATTTTCTCAATACGGTCTTTCTCAATAAACTTAGTGCGATCAACTGGAGGATCGAATGGCAGAAGTTCATCAATTCCGGGGTGGATACCGAGGTGATCATTCCTTTGACCAACCTGGTGACCGCTGTACTTTCCTCACCGGAGTATCAATTAGGCTGA